One window of the Deinococcota bacterium genome contains the following:
- a CDS encoding type II toxin-antitoxin system HicA family toxin yields MKVRDVLKLLKDDGWYLVVTEGSHRQFKHPTKKGRVTVPGKPGDDLPIGTLNSVLRQASLKH; encoded by the coding sequence ATGAAGGTGCGTGATGTGCTCAAGTTGCTCAAAGACGATGGCTGGTATCTGGTTGTTACCGAAGGTAGTCACCGTCAGTTCAAACATCCCACGAAGAAGGGGCGCGTCACCGTTCCGGGGAAACCCGGTGATGATTTACCAATCGGCACATTGAACAGTGTCTTGCGTCAGGCAAGCTTGAAGCACTAA